Proteins from a genomic interval of Streptomyces sp. NBC_01445:
- the uvrA gene encoding excinuclease ABC subunit UvrA translates to MADRLIVRGAREHNLRNVSLDLPRDSLIVFTGLSGSGKSSLAFDTIFAEGQRRYVESLSSYARQFLGQMDKPDVDFIEGLSPAVSIDQKSTSRNPRSTVGTITEVYDYLRLLFARIGKPHCPECGRPISRQSPQAIVDKVLDLPEGSRFQVLSPLVRERKGEFVDLFADLQTKGYSRARVDGQTIQLSEPPTLKKQEKHTIEVVVDRLTVKESAKRRLTDSVETALGLSGGMVVLDFVDLPEDDPERERMYSEHLYCPYDDLSFEELEPRSFSFNSPFGACPDCTGIGTRMEVDPELIVPDEDKSLDEGAIHPWSHGHTKDYFGRLIGALADALGFRTDIPFAGLPQRARKALLYGHKTQIEVRYRNRYGRERVYTTPFEGAVPFVKRRHSEAESDSSRERFEGYMREVPCPTCEGTRLKPIVLAVTVMEKSIAEVSAMSISDCADFLGELKLNARDKKIAERVLKEVNERLRFLVDVGLDYLSLNRAAGTLSGGEAQRIRLATQIGSGLVGVLYVLDEPSIGLHQRDNHRLIETLVRLRDMGNTLIVVEHDEDTIKVADWVVDIGPGAGEHGGKVVHSGPLKELLANAESMTGQYLSGKRSIPLPDIRRPVDPTRKLTVHGARENNLRDIDVSFPLGVLTAVTGVSGSGKSTLVNDILYTHLARELNGARNVPGRHTRVEGDDLVDKVVHVDQSPIGRTPRSNPATYTGVFDHVRKLFAETTEAKVRGYLPGRFSFNVKGGRCENCSGDGTIKIEMNFLPDVYVPCEVCHGARYNRETLDVHYKGKSIAEVLDMPIEEALGFFEAVPGIARHLRTLNDVGLGYVRLGQSAPTLSGGEAQRVKLASELQKRSTGRTVYVLDEPTTGLHFEDISKLITVLSGLVDKGNSVIVIEHNLDVIKTADWVVDMGPEGGNGGGLVVAEGTPEEVAGEPASHTGKFLRDILGADRFSDASVPAARTKKTVATAKKAAAAKKTVSASAKAPAKKVARANTTTSGKTATKAAAKKVTAAKKTATKSTRAGKA, encoded by the coding sequence GTGGCCGACCGTCTCATCGTCCGTGGCGCGCGCGAGCACAATCTCCGTAACGTCTCGCTCGACCTCCCGCGCGACTCGCTCATCGTCTTCACGGGTCTGTCGGGGTCCGGCAAGTCGTCGCTCGCCTTCGACACGATCTTCGCCGAGGGGCAGCGGCGGTACGTCGAGTCGCTCTCCTCGTACGCCCGTCAGTTCCTCGGCCAGATGGACAAGCCGGACGTCGACTTCATCGAGGGCCTCTCTCCGGCCGTCTCGATCGACCAGAAGTCGACCTCGCGCAACCCGCGCTCCACGGTCGGCACCATCACCGAGGTCTACGACTACCTGCGCCTGCTCTTCGCGCGCATCGGCAAGCCGCACTGTCCCGAGTGCGGCCGCCCCATCTCGCGCCAGTCGCCGCAGGCCATCGTCGACAAGGTCCTCGACCTGCCCGAGGGCAGCCGCTTCCAGGTCCTGTCGCCGCTCGTGCGCGAGCGCAAGGGCGAGTTCGTCGACCTCTTCGCCGACCTCCAGACCAAGGGGTACAGCCGCGCCCGGGTCGACGGACAGACGATCCAGCTGTCGGAACCGCCCACCCTGAAGAAGCAGGAGAAGCACACCATCGAGGTGGTCGTCGACCGCCTCACGGTGAAGGAATCCGCCAAGCGCCGGCTGACCGACTCCGTGGAGACCGCGCTCGGCCTCTCCGGAGGCATGGTCGTGCTCGACTTCGTCGACCTCCCCGAGGACGACCCCGAGCGTGAGCGCATGTACTCGGAGCACCTGTACTGCCCGTACGACGACCTGTCCTTCGAGGAGCTGGAGCCGCGCTCCTTCTCCTTCAACTCGCCCTTCGGCGCCTGCCCGGACTGCACCGGCATCGGCACGCGCATGGAGGTCGACCCCGAGCTGATCGTCCCGGACGAGGACAAGTCCCTCGATGAGGGCGCCATCCACCCCTGGTCGCACGGGCACACCAAGGACTACTTCGGACGCCTCATCGGCGCCCTCGCGGACGCGTTGGGATTCCGGACCGACATCCCCTTCGCGGGCCTGCCGCAGCGCGCCAGGAAGGCCCTCCTGTACGGCCACAAGACGCAGATCGAGGTCCGCTACCGCAACCGGTACGGCCGCGAGCGGGTCTACACGACCCCCTTCGAAGGCGCCGTCCCGTTCGTCAAGCGGCGCCACAGCGAGGCGGAGAGCGACTCCAGCCGCGAGCGCTTCGAGGGCTACATGCGCGAAGTGCCCTGCCCCACCTGTGAGGGCACGCGCCTGAAGCCGATCGTTCTCGCCGTCACGGTGATGGAGAAGTCCATCGCCGAGGTCTCCGCGATGTCCATCAGCGACTGCGCGGACTTCCTGGGCGAGCTGAAGCTCAACGCGCGCGACAAGAAGATCGCCGAGCGGGTCCTCAAGGAGGTCAACGAGCGGCTGCGGTTCCTCGTCGACGTAGGCCTCGACTACCTCTCGCTCAACCGCGCGGCCGGCACCCTCTCCGGCGGCGAGGCCCAGCGCATCCGCCTCGCGACACAGATCGGCTCCGGCCTGGTCGGCGTGCTCTACGTCCTGGACGAGCCCTCGATCGGCCTGCACCAGCGCGACAACCACCGCCTGATCGAGACCCTCGTACGGCTGCGCGACATGGGCAACACGCTCATCGTCGTCGAGCACGACGAGGACACCATCAAGGTCGCCGACTGGGTCGTCGACATCGGCCCCGGCGCGGGTGAGCACGGCGGCAAGGTCGTCCACAGCGGCCCCTTGAAGGAGCTGCTCGCCAACGCCGAGTCGATGACCGGCCAGTACCTGTCGGGCAAGAGGTCCATCCCGCTGCCGGACATCCGGCGCCCCGTCGACCCGACCCGCAAGCTGACCGTGCACGGTGCCCGCGAGAACAACCTGCGCGACATCGACGTGTCGTTCCCGCTCGGCGTTCTGACCGCGGTCACCGGTGTCTCCGGTTCCGGCAAGTCGACGCTGGTCAACGACATCCTGTACACACACCTCGCCCGCGAGCTGAACGGGGCGCGCAACGTTCCCGGGCGGCACACGCGCGTGGAGGGCGACGACCTTGTCGACAAGGTCGTGCACGTCGACCAGTCGCCGATCGGCCGCACCCCGCGCTCGAACCCGGCGACGTACACCGGAGTCTTCGACCACGTCCGCAAGCTCTTCGCCGAGACGACCGAGGCGAAGGTCCGCGGCTATCTGCCCGGACGCTTCTCCTTCAACGTCAAGGGCGGCCGCTGCGAGAACTGTTCCGGCGACGGCACCATCAAGATCGAGATGAACTTCCTGCCGGACGTCTACGTCCCGTGCGAGGTCTGCCACGGGGCGCGGTACAACCGCGAGACGCTGGACGTCCACTACAAGGGCAAGTCCATCGCCGAGGTCCTGGACATGCCCATCGAGGAGGCGCTCGGCTTCTTCGAGGCGGTCCCGGGCATCGCCCGCCACCTGCGCACGCTGAACGACGTCGGCCTCGGCTACGTCCGGCTCGGGCAGTCCGCGCCGACCCTCTCCGGAGGCGAGGCGCAGCGCGTGAAGCTGGCCAGCGAGCTGCAGAAGCGGTCCACGGGACGCACCGTCTACGTTCTCGACGAGCCGACCACCGGTCTGCACTTCGAGGACATCAGCAAGCTCATCACCGTCCTGTCGGGCCTCGTCGACAAGGGGAACTCGGTGATCGTCATCGAGCACAACCTCGACGTCATCAAGACCGCCGACTGGGTCGTCGACATGGGCCCCGAGGGCGGTAACGGCGGCGGCCTCGTCGTCGCCGAGGGCACCCCCGAAGAGGTCGCGGGCGAACCGGCCAGTCACACCGGCAAGTTCCTGCGCGACATCCTCGGCGCCGACCGGTTCAGCGACGCGTCGGTGCCCGCGGCGCGTACGAAGAAGACGGTGGCCACGGCGAAGAAGGCCGCGGCCGCGAAGAAGACCGTCTCGGCGAGCGCGAAGGCCCCGGCCAAGAAGGTGGCCAGGGCCAACACCACGACGTCCGGCAAGACCGCCACGAAGGCCGCGGCGAAGAAGGTCACGGCCGCCAAGAAGACCGCGACCAAGTCCACGCGGGCCGGCAAGGCCTGA